A single region of the Xenopus laevis strain J_2021 chromosome 4L, Xenopus_laevis_v10.1, whole genome shotgun sequence genome encodes:
- the apip.L gene encoding methylthioribulose-1-phosphate dehydratase, with amino-acid sequence MFYCNRDNCNQTDNAKDKAHPRNLIPELCRQFYNLGWVTGTGGGISLKYGDEIYIAPSGVQKERIQPDDLFVCDIDEKDISSPPPYRNLKKSQCTPLFMNAYTMRDAGAVIHTHSKAAVMATLLFPGKEFLITHQEMIKGIKKGTSGGYYRYDDMLAVPIVENTPEEKDLKERMARAMTEYPDTCAVLVRRHGVYVWGDTWEKAKTMCECYDYLFDIAVQMKQHGLDPSAVPTEEKGIV; translated from the exons ATGTTTTACTGCAACAGAGACAACTGCAATCAGACAGACAATGCCAAG GACAAAGCACATCCAAGGAATCTGATCCCAGAACTTTGCAGACAGTTCTATAATTTGGGCTGGGTGACAGGGACCGGAGGGGGAATCAGCCTCAAGTACGG GGATGAAATCTACATTGCGCCTTCTGGGGTCCAGAAAGAAAGAATTCAG CCAGATGACCTGTTTGTCTGCGACATCGATGAAAAGGACATCAGCTCCCCCCCGCCTTACCGAAATTTAAAGAAGAGCCAGTGCACCCCACTTTTTATGAATGCTTACACCATGAGAG atgCCGGTGCTGTGATCCATACTCATTCCAAGGCCGCTGTCATGGCTACTCTACTGTTCCCAGGGAAGGAGTTCCTCATCACTCACCAAGAGATGATCAAGGGGATTAAAAAGGGCACCTCTGGTGGCTATTACAG ATACGATGATATGTTGGCCGTGCCCATCGTGGAGAATACTCCAGAAGAAAAAGACCTCAAAGAGCGCATGGCAAGGGCCATGACGGAATATCCGGATACCTGCGCTGTGCTGGTCCGCCGCCACGGAGTCTACGTCTGGGGAGACACTTGGGAGAAAGCGAAGACCAT GTGTGAGTGTTACGATTACCTGTTTGACATCGCTGTTCAGATGAAACAACACGGCTTGGACCCATCGGCCGTCCCCACTGAAGAGAAAGGGATTGTTTAA